The Felis catus isolate Fca126 chromosome X, F.catus_Fca126_mat1.0, whole genome shotgun sequence genome includes a region encoding these proteins:
- the NSDHL gene encoding sterol-4-alpha-carboxylate 3-dehydrogenase, decarboxylating isoform X1 codes for MEQAFGEPMRDQVTRTHLTEDIPNASKCTVIGGSGFLGQHMVEQLLARGYAVNVFDIRQGFDNPQVHFFLGDLCNQQDLYPALKGVSTVFHCASPPPSSNNKELFYRVNYIGTKNVIETCKEAGVQKLILTSSASVVFEGVNIKNGTEDLPYAMKPIDYYTETKILQERAVLDANDPERNFLTIAIRPHGIFGPKDPQLVPILIEAAKKGKMKFVIGNGENLVDFTFVENVVHGHILAAEHLSQDAAISGKAFHITNDEPIPFWTFLSRILTGLNYEAPKYHIPYWVAYYLALLLSLLVMVISPIICVQPTFTPMRVALAGTFHYYSCERAKQVMGYRPLVTMDDAIERTIQGFHHLRKVK; via the exons ATGGAACAAGCATTTGGTGAGCCAATGAGAGACCAGGTCACACGGACACATTTGACAGAAGACATTCCAAAT gCCAGTAAGTGCACAGTGATTGGAGGCTCTGGATTTCTGGGGCAGCACATGGTGGAGCAGTTGCTGGCAAGAGGCTACGCTGTCAATGTATTTGATATACGGCAAGGGTTTGACAATCCCCAGGTGCACTTCTTTCTGGGTGACCTCTGCAACCAACAG GATCTCTACCCAGCTCTGAAAGGTGTAAGCACGGTTTTCCACTGTGCATCACCCCCACCATCCAGTAACAACAAGGAACTCTTTTATAGAGTGAATTACATTGGCACCAAGAATGTCATTGAAACTTGCAAAGAGGCTGGGGTTCAG AAACTCATTTTAACCAGCAGTGCTAGTGTCGTCTTTGAGGGTGTCAACATCAAGAATGGAACCGAAGACCTCCCTTATGCTATGAAACCCATTGACTATTACACGGAGACAAAAATCTTACAGGAGAGA GCAGTCCTGGACGCCAATGATCCTGAGAGAAATTTTTTAACCATAGCCATCCGCCCTCATGGCATTTTTGGCCCAAAGGACCCCCAGTTGGTCCCCATCCTCATTGAGGCAGCCAAGAAAGGCAAGATGAAGTTTGTGATTGG AAATGGGGAGAACCTGGTGGACTTCACCTTCGTGGAGAATGTGGTGCATGGACACATCCTGGCTGCAGAGCACCTCTCCCAAGATGCGGCCATCAGTGGGAAG GCATTTCACATCACCAATGACGAGCCCATCCCTTTCTGGACATTCCTGTCTCGTATCCTGACAGGCCTCAACTATGAGGCCCCCAAGTATCACATCCCGTACTGGGTGGCCTACTACCTGGCTCTTCTGCTGTCCCTCCTGGTGATGGTGATCAGTCCTATCATCTGTGTCCAGCCCACTTTCACACCAATGCGGGTTGCACTGGCCGGCACATTCCACTATTACAGCTGTGAGAGAGCCAAACAGGTCATGGGCTACCGGCCCCTGGTCACCATGGATGACGCCATAGAAAGGACTATACAGGGCTTTCACCACCTGCGGAAGGTCAAGTGA
- the NSDHL gene encoding sterol-4-alpha-carboxylate 3-dehydrogenase, decarboxylating isoform X2 — protein MVEQLLARGYAVNVFDIRQGFDNPQVHFFLGDLCNQQDLYPALKGVSTVFHCASPPPSSNNKELFYRVNYIGTKNVIETCKEAGVQKLILTSSASVVFEGVNIKNGTEDLPYAMKPIDYYTETKILQERAVLDANDPERNFLTIAIRPHGIFGPKDPQLVPILIEAAKKGKMKFVIGNGENLVDFTFVENVVHGHILAAEHLSQDAAISGKAFHITNDEPIPFWTFLSRILTGLNYEAPKYHIPYWVAYYLALLLSLLVMVISPIICVQPTFTPMRVALAGTFHYYSCERAKQVMGYRPLVTMDDAIERTIQGFHHLRKVK, from the exons ATGGTGGAGCAGTTGCTGGCAAGAGGCTACGCTGTCAATGTATTTGATATACGGCAAGGGTTTGACAATCCCCAGGTGCACTTCTTTCTGGGTGACCTCTGCAACCAACAG GATCTCTACCCAGCTCTGAAAGGTGTAAGCACGGTTTTCCACTGTGCATCACCCCCACCATCCAGTAACAACAAGGAACTCTTTTATAGAGTGAATTACATTGGCACCAAGAATGTCATTGAAACTTGCAAAGAGGCTGGGGTTCAG AAACTCATTTTAACCAGCAGTGCTAGTGTCGTCTTTGAGGGTGTCAACATCAAGAATGGAACCGAAGACCTCCCTTATGCTATGAAACCCATTGACTATTACACGGAGACAAAAATCTTACAGGAGAGA GCAGTCCTGGACGCCAATGATCCTGAGAGAAATTTTTTAACCATAGCCATCCGCCCTCATGGCATTTTTGGCCCAAAGGACCCCCAGTTGGTCCCCATCCTCATTGAGGCAGCCAAGAAAGGCAAGATGAAGTTTGTGATTGG AAATGGGGAGAACCTGGTGGACTTCACCTTCGTGGAGAATGTGGTGCATGGACACATCCTGGCTGCAGAGCACCTCTCCCAAGATGCGGCCATCAGTGGGAAG GCATTTCACATCACCAATGACGAGCCCATCCCTTTCTGGACATTCCTGTCTCGTATCCTGACAGGCCTCAACTATGAGGCCCCCAAGTATCACATCCCGTACTGGGTGGCCTACTACCTGGCTCTTCTGCTGTCCCTCCTGGTGATGGTGATCAGTCCTATCATCTGTGTCCAGCCCACTTTCACACCAATGCGGGTTGCACTGGCCGGCACATTCCACTATTACAGCTGTGAGAGAGCCAAACAGGTCATGGGCTACCGGCCCCTGGTCACCATGGATGACGCCATAGAAAGGACTATACAGGGCTTTCACCACCTGCGGAAGGTCAAGTGA
- the NSDHL gene encoding sterol-4-alpha-carboxylate 3-dehydrogenase, decarboxylating isoform X4: MEQAFGEPMRDQVTRTHLTEDIPNDLYPALKGVSTVFHCASPPPSSNNKELFYRVNYIGTKNVIETCKEAGVQKLILTSSASVVFEGVNIKNGTEDLPYAMKPIDYYTETKILQERAVLDANDPERNFLTIAIRPHGIFGPKDPQLVPILIEAAKKGKMKFVIGNGENLVDFTFVENVVHGHILAAEHLSQDAAISGKAFHITNDEPIPFWTFLSRILTGLNYEAPKYHIPYWVAYYLALLLSLLVMVISPIICVQPTFTPMRVALAGTFHYYSCERAKQVMGYRPLVTMDDAIERTIQGFHHLRKVK; this comes from the exons ATGGAACAAGCATTTGGTGAGCCAATGAGAGACCAGGTCACACGGACACATTTGACAGAAGACATTCCAAAT GATCTCTACCCAGCTCTGAAAGGTGTAAGCACGGTTTTCCACTGTGCATCACCCCCACCATCCAGTAACAACAAGGAACTCTTTTATAGAGTGAATTACATTGGCACCAAGAATGTCATTGAAACTTGCAAAGAGGCTGGGGTTCAG AAACTCATTTTAACCAGCAGTGCTAGTGTCGTCTTTGAGGGTGTCAACATCAAGAATGGAACCGAAGACCTCCCTTATGCTATGAAACCCATTGACTATTACACGGAGACAAAAATCTTACAGGAGAGA GCAGTCCTGGACGCCAATGATCCTGAGAGAAATTTTTTAACCATAGCCATCCGCCCTCATGGCATTTTTGGCCCAAAGGACCCCCAGTTGGTCCCCATCCTCATTGAGGCAGCCAAGAAAGGCAAGATGAAGTTTGTGATTGG AAATGGGGAGAACCTGGTGGACTTCACCTTCGTGGAGAATGTGGTGCATGGACACATCCTGGCTGCAGAGCACCTCTCCCAAGATGCGGCCATCAGTGGGAAG GCATTTCACATCACCAATGACGAGCCCATCCCTTTCTGGACATTCCTGTCTCGTATCCTGACAGGCCTCAACTATGAGGCCCCCAAGTATCACATCCCGTACTGGGTGGCCTACTACCTGGCTCTTCTGCTGTCCCTCCTGGTGATGGTGATCAGTCCTATCATCTGTGTCCAGCCCACTTTCACACCAATGCGGGTTGCACTGGCCGGCACATTCCACTATTACAGCTGTGAGAGAGCCAAACAGGTCATGGGCTACCGGCCCCTGGTCACCATGGATGACGCCATAGAAAGGACTATACAGGGCTTTCACCACCTGCGGAAGGTCAAGTGA
- the NSDHL gene encoding sterol-4-alpha-carboxylate 3-dehydrogenase, decarboxylating isoform X3, which yields MEQAFGEPMRDQVTRTHLTEDIPNASKCTVIGGSGFLGQHMVEQLLARGYAVNVFDIRQGFDNPQVHFFLGDLCNQQDLYPALKGVSTVFHCASPPPSSNNKELFYRVNYIGTKNVIETCKEAGVQAVLDANDPERNFLTIAIRPHGIFGPKDPQLVPILIEAAKKGKMKFVIGNGENLVDFTFVENVVHGHILAAEHLSQDAAISGKAFHITNDEPIPFWTFLSRILTGLNYEAPKYHIPYWVAYYLALLLSLLVMVISPIICVQPTFTPMRVALAGTFHYYSCERAKQVMGYRPLVTMDDAIERTIQGFHHLRKVK from the exons ATGGAACAAGCATTTGGTGAGCCAATGAGAGACCAGGTCACACGGACACATTTGACAGAAGACATTCCAAAT gCCAGTAAGTGCACAGTGATTGGAGGCTCTGGATTTCTGGGGCAGCACATGGTGGAGCAGTTGCTGGCAAGAGGCTACGCTGTCAATGTATTTGATATACGGCAAGGGTTTGACAATCCCCAGGTGCACTTCTTTCTGGGTGACCTCTGCAACCAACAG GATCTCTACCCAGCTCTGAAAGGTGTAAGCACGGTTTTCCACTGTGCATCACCCCCACCATCCAGTAACAACAAGGAACTCTTTTATAGAGTGAATTACATTGGCACCAAGAATGTCATTGAAACTTGCAAAGAGGCTGGGGTTCAG GCAGTCCTGGACGCCAATGATCCTGAGAGAAATTTTTTAACCATAGCCATCCGCCCTCATGGCATTTTTGGCCCAAAGGACCCCCAGTTGGTCCCCATCCTCATTGAGGCAGCCAAGAAAGGCAAGATGAAGTTTGTGATTGG AAATGGGGAGAACCTGGTGGACTTCACCTTCGTGGAGAATGTGGTGCATGGACACATCCTGGCTGCAGAGCACCTCTCCCAAGATGCGGCCATCAGTGGGAAG GCATTTCACATCACCAATGACGAGCCCATCCCTTTCTGGACATTCCTGTCTCGTATCCTGACAGGCCTCAACTATGAGGCCCCCAAGTATCACATCCCGTACTGGGTGGCCTACTACCTGGCTCTTCTGCTGTCCCTCCTGGTGATGGTGATCAGTCCTATCATCTGTGTCCAGCCCACTTTCACACCAATGCGGGTTGCACTGGCCGGCACATTCCACTATTACAGCTGTGAGAGAGCCAAACAGGTCATGGGCTACCGGCCCCTGGTCACCATGGATGACGCCATAGAAAGGACTATACAGGGCTTTCACCACCTGCGGAAGGTCAAGTGA